In the Pseudoliparis swirei isolate HS2019 ecotype Mariana Trench chromosome 19, NWPU_hadal_v1, whole genome shotgun sequence genome, one interval contains:
- the zgc:174917 gene encoding LOW QUALITY PROTEIN: probable alpha-ketoglutarate-dependent hypophosphite dioxygenase (The sequence of the model RefSeq protein was modified relative to this genomic sequence to represent the inferred CDS: substituted 1 base at 1 genomic stop codon) produces the protein MTLSTTKLQEIYSQQGFLSALPVLKENELTETKHAFSELEKEFGKXQCYEGYSLHNIHLQYPWVRNLTKHPQIIQVVKDILGPDVILLDSRFICKYPILKTDIQKNEEEEIKPGLPYVAWHQDMRYWGIAGGPVLSVWLALDDSLQENGALQVIPGSHCTGMLPHQHATRPGNMLSVNQEIPEELVQVDEAVFCPLLAGQMSIHDGFLVHASDANTSQRRRCGFVIRYVSTCAYPIQDPDRPRKFDATVLVCGTDQFNNFSNKTT, from the exons ATGACACTATCCACCACTAAACTGCAGGAGATCTACAGCCAGCAGGGTTTCCTGTCTGCGTTGCCTGTGTTGAAGGAAAATGAGCTGACTGAGACCAAGCATGCCTTTTCTGAGCTGGAGAAGGAATTTGGTAAGTAGCAGTGCTATG AGGGGTACAGCCTCCACAACATTCACCTTCAGTATCCATGGGTGAGGAACCTAACCAAACACCCTCAAATCATACAAGTGGTCAAAGACATCCTTGGTCCTGATGTCATCCTGCTGGACTCCCGCTTCATCTGTAAATATCCAATACTCAAAACTGACATCCAGaagaatgaggaagaagaaatcAAACCTGGTCTTCCATATGTGGCCTGGCACCAGGATATGAG GTATTGGGGTATTGCTGGTGGTCCTGTTCTCTCTGTGTGGCTCGCTTTAGATGACTCACTGCAAGAGAATGGTGCCCTTCAGGTCATCCCAG GTAGCCACTGCACTGGTATGTTGCCCCATCAACACGCTACTCGCCCTGGAAACATGCTGTCAGTCAATCAGGAGATTCCAGAGGAGCTGGTGCAGGTGGATGAAGCTGTGTTTTGCCCTCTGTTAGCTGGGCAGATGTCT ATTCATGATGGATTTCTTGTCCACGCCAGTGATGCCAACACGTCTCAGAGGAGGCGATGTGGGTTTGTGATCCGTTATGTTTCCACATGTGCATATCCCATACAG GATCCTGATCGTCCCAGGAAATTTGATGCAACAGTGTTGGTCTGTGGAACGGATCAGTTCAATAATTTCTCCAACAAAACCACATAA